The window TCAATGGTGAGCGGATTGATGTGGTTACCGAGGGCGAATTTATCGCCCCGGGCACCCCGGTGCTGGTGGTTAAAGTGGAAGGAACCCGGGTGGTTGTAAAGGCAGCAGCGAAAGAGGTTTAAATAACCCAAAATCATATAAAGGAGGAATTGCGTGTGTTGGGTACCGGTAGTCTTGCTTTTTTATTGGTAGTCATGCTGTGTATCGTTTTTCTGGTGGTGCTTTTGAGTTTTATCCCGGTGGGCTTGTGGATTTCGGCCCTGGCCGCAGGAGTCAGGGTAGGGATTGTTACGCTGATCGGTATGAGGCTGCGCAGGGTGCCCCCGGCATTAATTGTTAATCCCCTGATTAAAGCCGATAAAGCAGGGATTGATATTACGGTGGATCAACTGGAGGCCCATTATCTGGCCGGGGGCAATGTAGACCGGGTGGTGGATGCTTTAATCGCCGCGGAGCGGGCCAATATTCCCCTGCAGTTTGAGCGGGCCGCGGCCATTGATTTGGCCGGCCGGAATGTTTTGGAAGCGGTGCAGATGAGCGTAAATCCAAAGGTCATCGAAACCCCTGTAATTAGTGCGGTGGCCAAGGACGGTATTGAACTGAAGACGGTGGCACGAGTTACCGTAAGGGCCAATATTGACCGTCTGGTGGGCGGCGCCGGGGAAGAAACCATCATTGCCAGGGTTGGTGAGGGGGTTGTGACCAGTTGCGGTTCTACTTCCAGCCACAAGCAGGTTTTAGAAAATCCCGATAATATTTCCAAAACGGTTTTGTCCAAGGGCCTGGATGCGGGAACGGCCTTTGAGATCCTTTCCATTGATATTGCCGATGTGGACATTGGACGCAACATCGGAGCGCAACTGCAGACCGATCAGGCGGAGGCCGATAAAAATATTGCCCAGGCCAAGGCCGAAGAGCGCCGGGCCATGGCAGTGGCCCAGGAACAGGAAATGAAGGCCAGGGTGCAGGAAATGAGGGCCAAGGTGGTAGAGGCGGAGTCCGAGGTGCCCAGGGCCATGGCCGAGGCTTTCCGCTCCGGCAGGCTGGGTGTCATGGATTATTATAATATGCAAAATATCCTGGCCGACACCAAGATGAGGGAATCCATTTCTTCCGGGCCCCAGCAGAACCCGATGAATCGTAAGCAAGATACAGAGTAAGGAAGTGATGCTTCATGAATACCCTAATACTGATATTGATCCTCTGGAGCATCTTTAAGGCCTTATCCGGCCGTGACAAGCCGGGAATACCCCCTGAAGGGGATACTGAGGAAATTCCGCAGTACCGTCTGCCGCCGGACCTCCGAGGTAAATGGGGGCCGCCGGAAGAAAAGAAGAAGCCCGGGAATGTGGTTTTAGCCCCTCCCGCGGCAGCCCCTGCGGAATATAAGCTGCAAGAAAAGCCGGCGCCAAAGAGAGCGGTCAAAAACCGACCTCTGCCTGCTTTAAAAGATCCGGTCTGTGCAGAAGGCAGTGGCGTTGTTTCGCTGGAACAACGGCTGCAAGAGGGGGAAATAACCCCCGGCATGCTGAAAAGCGGTATTATCCTTTCCGAGATTTTGGGGCCTCCCCTGGCCCGCCGCAGTAGAAACAGATACCATTAATTAGTAATTTTCCCTTCCCGGAGTGCATAAAGTTATTCCGAGGAGGGGATTTTTTATGTCCTTACGGGATTTGCAGAAAAGGTTAAAAAAACAGGTTTCTGATTTTTTAGAAATTCCCAGCGATATTATGTTGGACTTGCCTAAGATTGTTTTGGTGGGCAATATGCAGGTTTTTATTGAAAACCACAGGGGGATTGTGGAATATACCTCCGACAAGGTGCGGGTTAAAGTTGGCGAAGGGGAAGTGGGTATTTCCGGCGCAACCTTGATGCTCCGCAATATAAAAACCGATGAAATTTGTGTGGAAGGCCGGATCAAAGCCCTTGCTTTTCTTGAGCCCGGGGAGGTGTGGTAATGATACGGATTAAATTACTTTCTCTTTTAACCGGATATGTTTCTCTGATGGTGCAGGGGGAGTCCCTGGAAAAATTCGTAAACATGGCTGCGGGCAGGGGCATCTTTCTCTGGGACATTGTCCGCTTAAACAACCATGCCATCCAGGCCAAGGTCCGCATTTCGGAGGTTCGGCCCTTACGGCACATCGCCAAGACAACCGGAAGTCGTTTTAAAATTGTGGAGCGGCGGGGCTTGCCTTTCTTTAGCCACCGGTTGCGCCAACGGAAGCTGCTGGCCATTGGAGCGGTGGTTTTTCTGGTAACCCTGTACCTTTTGTCTTCCTTTGTCTGGTTTATTGATGTAACTGGGACAGACAAGCTATCGCCTCAACAAATCAAGGGAATTGCCTCCCAAGCGGGGCTCAGGCCGGGCATGGCCAAATGGAACCTGGACGTGAAAGCCGTTGAAAAAGAAATCCGGGACCAACTGCCTTCGGTGGCCTGGGCCGGTATTACGGTGGAAGGAACCCGGGTTACCATTGAAATTGCGGAACGGAAACTGGTGACGGAGGATGTCAATAAAGGCCCTGCCCATATTATTGCCGGCAAAGCAGGCTTGATTAAAGAAGTGTTGGTGCTAAAGGGGCAGGCTATGGTCAAAGAGGGAGATACGGTATTACCGGGGCAGGTGCTGATTAGCGGGGAAACCCAAGAGGAAATAAAGCCGGAGCCCAGCACGCAGCCTCTTCCGGAAGGACAGGAACCGCCGGAACCCAAATATATCAGCCATTTTGTCCAGGCCAAGGGCATTGTGCGGGCCAGGGTTTGGTATGAGGGCTATGGCGAATGCCTGCTTAGAGAAACGATGGAGGAGTTTTCAGGACAAGAAAAAACATCGGTTCGTATTAAATTTGGGTCCAAGGAAATAATCATATCAGGCCCCAAGAGTTCTCCGTACCAGCATGACGAGACCAAACAATTGGTTAAAAGACTTCCCCAATGGAGGAATATCCAATTTCCCGTCGAACTTAGTACTGTGCGCTACCGGGAGAAAATCATTCACCGGTTAAATCATGGTTCTGCCGGGGCCAAAAAGATTGCTGAGCAAAGGGCCATGGAAGAACTCCGTGCAAAACTGCCGGAAGGCGCCAAAATAACCCAACAGCGTCTGGAAGAAATTAATACCGGACGATTGGAAGAACTGGTACGGATAAAGGTTTTCGTGGAAACCGTTGAGGATATCGGCCAGACGAAACCCTTTAAAGTCAATGAGGAGGATATGTATTGACCGAGCGAACAGAGGCAAAGATGGTAATGAACGATATTGAAGCCGCAGCCGCCCTTTTTGGCAAACAGGACGAGCACCTGAACTTGATTGAACAAAGCTTGAATGTTAAGGTGGTGGTCCGGGGCGAAGAGCTTACCATCATGGGTTCTGCAGAACAGGTTGAGCAGGGTAAAGAGGTTTTTTCACAATTGTTGGATTTCTATAAAGCCGGCAACCACCTGGGAAGGCATGAAATTTTATATGCCCTCCGTTCGGTTAAATCCGGAATTAAACAGCCGCTGACCAGCTTAGCCAAAGACGTGGTGCTGGTAAACGCCCGGGGCAAGCAGGTAAAGCCGAAAACCCTGGGGCAGAAGGATTACATTGAAAATATTAAAAGCCATGACATTGTATTTGCCATTGGCCCTGCCGGGAGCGGTAAAACCTACCTGGCGGTGGCCATGGCTGTTAATGCTTTAAGAAGGAAAGAAGTCAACCGTATTATTTTAACCAGACCGGCTGTTGAGGCCGGTGAAAAGCTTGGCTTTTTGCCCGGAGACCTGCAGGAGAAAATCGACCCTTACCTGAGGCCCCTGTACGACAGCTTGTATGATATTCTAGGTTCCGACCATACCCAAAAATATGTGGAAAGAAGCATTATTGAGATTGCCCCTTTAGCCTATATGCGGGGCAGGACTCTGGAGGATTCCTTTATTATTTTGGATGAAGCGCAGAACACCACGCCGGAACAAATGAAGATGTTTCTAACCCGCCTGGGGTTTGGCTCCAAGGCGGTTATTACCGGGGACATAACCCAAATTGACCTGCCTAAGGGGCAGAGCTCCGGTTTAGTGGATGCCAAGCGTGTGCTTGAAGCGGTACCGGGGATTGCTTTTCAATGGATGTCTGCCGCAGATATTGTGCGGCATCCCCTGGTAGTGGAAATTATCCGGGCTTATGAACAACAGGCGGAACTTTAGGCAAAGCCTGATTGTCAGGTCAGGGAGTGAAAAATATGCTTTCATTACGCCATGTGGGTGGGGGTCTGCTAAAGGGCCTTTCCCTGCTATGGAAAAATAAAAACTTTAGACGGTATTTAGCTGCAGCTTTGTTTTTTGTACTGATCACCCTGCTGGTTTCCTTTGATTTTGTGCCGCAAAAAGTAAACCTGCAGGTGGGTGAAATCTCTCCTTCCACCATATACGCCCCTAGAAACGTCATTTACGTGGATCAGGAAAAAACCGCCGAGGAGCGGCAGAAGGCCATGGAGAAAGTGCCTCAGGTTCCTGAAATGAATCAGGAAATCTCGGCGGCGGTCCGGCGGGATATCAACCAGTTGCTGGATGATGTTAAACAGATCCAGGCCAATACCGACGCAGAGATTAGCGAGAGGGCGTCCCAGTTAAAAGCCCTCCTGCCCTTTAGCCTCAGCGAGGAAGTGCTTACAGCCCTGGCCGGCGGCAATCCGGCCAGCACCGATCAATTGGCTGAGGGAATTACCATTGTTTTAACGGAAGTGATGGATCAGGGAGAAGGGATTACCAGCGACCAGTTAGAGGGGGCCAAGACCCAGGCTGCTTCCAAAATTGCCGCCAGACAGTTTCAGGAGCCCTATAAGGCTTTGGGGCAGGCTCTGGTAAAGCATTCCCTTCGGGCCAATGCCTTTTTTGACGAGGAAAAATACCACATGCTGCAGCAGGAAGCAGCGGAGAGTGTTCCTCCGGTGCGGGTAAACATCCAGTTCCGGGAACGGATCATCACCCAGGGAGACGTGGTGACCGAAGAACACATCGCTAAGCTCCAGGCTCTAGGACTTTCCAGGCCGGAGCATACCTTTAACACCCTTTTTGGCACCGGTCTGCTGGTAGCTCTGCTGATGGCGGTCACCCTTCTGTATACTTATATTCATCAGAAGAGCATTTACCAAAATATCAGTTACCTGAATTTGATCGGCATTATTGTTGTGATCGTTTTGTTTGTATCCCGCTCCATTATGGCCATTAATATCAGCCAGTGGCCGGAATTGGGCGCGCTGTTAGGTTATGTGGCTCCTTTGGCTGCAGCCGGGATGCTGATTACCATTTTGTTAGAATCCAGATTGGCCTTGCTGGTGGTAATGAATTTAGCTCTTTTGCTGGGTGTCATGTCCGGAAACCAGTTTGACTTTGGCCTGGTGGCCTTTGTGGGGGGAGTCAGCGGGGTTTTCAGTGTTTCTAAATTAAGTCAGCGGGGGGACCTGGTCCGGGCAGGAATTTACGTAGGAATCGCCAATGTGGTGATTATTGCTATTGCCGGTCTGCTGAGCGGGCTTCCCTGGTATCTACTGATTACTTCCGCCCTGGCCCTGGGGATTGCCAACGGCCTTTTATCCTCCATCCTCACCAACGGTGCCCTGCCTTATTTGGAAACTAGTTTTGGCATAACTTCCACAGTAAGGCTGCTGGAGCTTTCCAATCCCAATAATCCCTTGCTGAAGCAATTGATGACCGATGCGCCCGGAAGCTATCATCACAGTATTTTGGTGGGGAACCTGGCCGAGGCGGCGGCGGAAGTTGTGGGAGCGGAACCCCTGGTGGTGCGGGTGGGGGCCTATTACCACGATATCGGCAAAATCAAGCGTCCCTTCTTTTTTATTGAAAACCAACTGGGCGGGGATAACCCCCATGATAAAATCGCCCCTTCTCTGAGCACCTTGATTCTGACCTCCCATGTTAAGGATGGGGTGGAACTGGCCAGAGAACACAAGCTTCCCCAGCCCATTATTGATATTATTGAGCAGCACCATGGCCAGAGTCTGGTGAGTTATTTTTATCATAAGGCACTGGAAGGGGATCGCAACGAAACCATCAACGAGGAGGATTTCCGTTACGAAGGGCCCAAACCCAGAACCAAAGAAGCGGCCATTGTGATGTTGGCCGACAATATCGAAGCAGCCGTCCGGTCTTTGCAGAACCCCACCGCAGGCAGGGTGGAAGGGCTGGTCCGGAAAATTATCAAAGACCGCCTGATGGACGGACAACTGGACGAATGCAACCTAACCTTTAAGGATCTGGACGCCATTGCCAACAGCTTTGTAAGGGTGCTATCGGGTATATTCCACACCCGCATTGAGTATCCTGACATGAAACAAGAGATGGAAAGGAGAAAGACCCGACATGCCGGTGCTCGTAAGTAATCTGCAGGAAGAATTACCCGTGGAGGAAAGCCTGATCAAACTGGTTGAAGCGGTTGTTCTCCAGTGTCTTAAGTCCGAGGACTATTCTCCCGAGGCGGAAGTGGGATTGATTTTTGTTGACGACGCCTACATCCAAAGCCTGAATGCTGAATACCGGGGTGTGGACAGGCCTACGGACGTTTTATCCTTTGCGATGAATGAAGGAGAAGCGATGCCGGAGGAGGAGGACTCGGAGGACCTGCTGGGAGATATTGTTATTTCCTTGCCGACCGCCCAGCGACAAGCCTTGGAATACGGCCACAGTTTTGAGCGGGAAGTGGCCTACCTTACGGCCCATGGTTCCCTGCATCTCTTGGGTTACGATCATGAAGACGATGTAGGCAGAAAAGTGATGAGGGATAAAGAGGAGGCTGTGTTGAACCGCCTCCATATTACCAGGTGATGATTTTGTCTCGGAAACCTTTTTACCGCAGTTTTTTATACGCTCTGGCCGGAATCCTGCATGCCTTAAAAACCCAAAGAAATATGAAGGTTCACATGGTTGCAACCTTTCTGGTGGTGACGGTGGGCCTTTTTTTGCGTTTGTCCCGGGGAGAGTGGCTGGCAATCACTTTTGCTGTTTTTCTGGTTCTAATGGCCGAAATGCTGAACACAGCCATCGAAGCCGCCCTGGACCTGTACTGCCCCCGGCAGCACCCCCTGGCCAAAATTGCCAAGGACTGCGCCGCCGGAGCCGTATTACTGGCCGCCATCAATTCAATCATTGTGGCCTATCTGGTACTGTGGCCGAAGATGGCCGGCTAGCCTTACGGGTCCTGTAGAAAATGGAATAAGACCCAATGGAATACGTATAGTCTAGCAACAGGACCCGAAAGCAAGGCCTGTAAGGCCAACAACGGGACCCCGAAGAAACGCCTTTGAGGCTAGAATACCCCCTAAGCAAAGAAGGAGTTGATTAAATGAGTATCGCTGCGGAAAGACTTATCCATATGGCCCTGGAGGCCAGAGAAAAGGCCTATGTGCCTTATTCCAAGTTTAAAGTGGGTGCTGCCCTGGCCACCAGCGACGGTCGTATTTTTACCGGCTGTAATGTAGAGAATGCTTCCTACGGACTTACCTGCTGCGCCGAGCGGACGGCTCTTTTTAAAGCCATATCCGAGGGCTGCCGAGAGTTTGATTCCATTGCCGTGGTGGCCGATGTACCGGACCTGTGCAGCCCCTGCGGCGCCTGCCGCCAGGTATTGTCTGAATTTGGCGGCCATATTAAAGTGCATATGGCCAACTTGAAAGGAGAATATAAAACCGTTACTGTGGACGAACTTTTACCGGGAGCGTTTAAACTATAGGGTATTTCTCCGGGGTCCCGTTGTTAGCCTTTGGAGCATTTCCCCGGGTCCTGTTATTAGTCTATGAGGTGTTCCTGAAGGGTCCTGTAAGGGATCAAGCTCAAAAGAAATACCCGTACACTAACAACTGGACCCATGAGTAGTGCTTATAAGGCTAACAACTAGACCCATAAGCAATACCCATAAGGCAAGAGGAGGTTATTCAATGTTCAATACGCCCGAGGGATACCGTTCGGGTTTTGTGGCCTTGGTAGGGCGGCCCAATGTAGGAAAATCAACTTTGTTAAATAAGCTGGTGGGTCA is drawn from Desulforamulus ruminis DSM 2154 and contains these coding sequences:
- the floA gene encoding flotillin-like protein FloA (flotillin-like protein involved in membrane lipid rafts), whose product is MGTGSLAFLLVVMLCIVFLVVLLSFIPVGLWISALAAGVRVGIVTLIGMRLRRVPPALIVNPLIKADKAGIDITVDQLEAHYLAGGNVDRVVDALIAAERANIPLQFERAAAIDLAGRNVLEAVQMSVNPKVIETPVISAVAKDGIELKTVARVTVRANIDRLVGGAGEETIIARVGEGVVTSCGSTSSHKQVLENPDNISKTVLSKGLDAGTAFEILSIDIADVDIGRNIGAQLQTDQAEADKNIAQAKAEERRAMAVAQEQEMKARVQEMRAKVVEAESEVPRAMAEAFRSGRLGVMDYYNMQNILADTKMRESISSGPQQNPMNRKQDTE
- the yqfC gene encoding sporulation protein YqfC; protein product: MSLRDLQKRLKKQVSDFLEIPSDIMLDLPKIVLVGNMQVFIENHRGIVEYTSDKVRVKVGEGEVGISGATLMLRNIKTDEICVEGRIKALAFLEPGEVW
- the yqfD gene encoding sporulation protein YqfD, with the translated sequence MIRIKLLSLLTGYVSLMVQGESLEKFVNMAAGRGIFLWDIVRLNNHAIQAKVRISEVRPLRHIAKTTGSRFKIVERRGLPFFSHRLRQRKLLAIGAVVFLVTLYLLSSFVWFIDVTGTDKLSPQQIKGIASQAGLRPGMAKWNLDVKAVEKEIRDQLPSVAWAGITVEGTRVTIEIAERKLVTEDVNKGPAHIIAGKAGLIKEVLVLKGQAMVKEGDTVLPGQVLISGETQEEIKPEPSTQPLPEGQEPPEPKYISHFVQAKGIVRARVWYEGYGECLLRETMEEFSGQEKTSVRIKFGSKEIIISGPKSSPYQHDETKQLVKRLPQWRNIQFPVELSTVRYREKIIHRLNHGSAGAKKIAEQRAMEELRAKLPEGAKITQQRLEEINTGRLEELVRIKVFVETVEDIGQTKPFKVNEEDMY
- a CDS encoding PhoH family protein, with protein sequence MTERTEAKMVMNDIEAAAALFGKQDEHLNLIEQSLNVKVVVRGEELTIMGSAEQVEQGKEVFSQLLDFYKAGNHLGRHEILYALRSVKSGIKQPLTSLAKDVVLVNARGKQVKPKTLGQKDYIENIKSHDIVFAIGPAGSGKTYLAVAMAVNALRRKEVNRIILTRPAVEAGEKLGFLPGDLQEKIDPYLRPLYDSLYDILGSDHTQKYVERSIIEIAPLAYMRGRTLEDSFIILDEAQNTTPEQMKMFLTRLGFGSKAVITGDITQIDLPKGQSSGLVDAKRVLEAVPGIAFQWMSAADIVRHPLVVEIIRAYEQQAEL
- a CDS encoding HD family phosphohydrolase, whose translation is MLSLRHVGGGLLKGLSLLWKNKNFRRYLAAALFFVLITLLVSFDFVPQKVNLQVGEISPSTIYAPRNVIYVDQEKTAEERQKAMEKVPQVPEMNQEISAAVRRDINQLLDDVKQIQANTDAEISERASQLKALLPFSLSEEVLTALAGGNPASTDQLAEGITIVLTEVMDQGEGITSDQLEGAKTQAASKIAARQFQEPYKALGQALVKHSLRANAFFDEEKYHMLQQEAAESVPPVRVNIQFRERIITQGDVVTEEHIAKLQALGLSRPEHTFNTLFGTGLLVALLMAVTLLYTYIHQKSIYQNISYLNLIGIIVVIVLFVSRSIMAINISQWPELGALLGYVAPLAAAGMLITILLESRLALLVVMNLALLLGVMSGNQFDFGLVAFVGGVSGVFSVSKLSQRGDLVRAGIYVGIANVVIIAIAGLLSGLPWYLLITSALALGIANGLLSSILTNGALPYLETSFGITSTVRLLELSNPNNPLLKQLMTDAPGSYHHSILVGNLAEAAAEVVGAEPLVVRVGAYYHDIGKIKRPFFFIENQLGGDNPHDKIAPSLSTLILTSHVKDGVELAREHKLPQPIIDIIEQHHGQSLVSYFYHKALEGDRNETINEEDFRYEGPKPRTKEAAIVMLADNIEAAVRSLQNPTAGRVEGLVRKIIKDRLMDGQLDECNLTFKDLDAIANSFVRVLSGIFHTRIEYPDMKQEMERRKTRHAGARK
- the ybeY gene encoding rRNA maturation RNase YbeY — its product is MPVLVSNLQEELPVEESLIKLVEAVVLQCLKSEDYSPEAEVGLIFVDDAYIQSLNAEYRGVDRPTDVLSFAMNEGEAMPEEEDSEDLLGDIVISLPTAQRQALEYGHSFEREVAYLTAHGSLHLLGYDHEDDVGRKVMRDKEEAVLNRLHITR
- a CDS encoding diacylglycerol kinase family protein; protein product: MILSRKPFYRSFLYALAGILHALKTQRNMKVHMVATFLVVTVGLFLRLSRGEWLAITFAVFLVLMAEMLNTAIEAALDLYCPRQHPLAKIAKDCAAGAVLLAAINSIIVAYLVLWPKMAG
- the cdd gene encoding cytidine deaminase, with product MSIAAERLIHMALEAREKAYVPYSKFKVGAALATSDGRIFTGCNVENASYGLTCCAERTALFKAISEGCREFDSIAVVADVPDLCSPCGACRQVLSEFGGHIKVHMANLKGEYKTVTVDELLPGAFKL